The following proteins come from a genomic window of Malus domestica chromosome 02, GDT2T_hap1:
- the LOC103405701 gene encoding polygalacturonate 4-alpha-galacturonosyltransferase, whose translation MALKRGLSNAGAHRNRASGYRFPLAILIFFALLVPLIFFLGRGLHISDHSDISSGPGEKNLDWRERMALQHVKSLFSKEVIDVISASTNDMGPLSLNFFRKNNLSASWKVIGENSSVTDSQKDLTAVNARQETARVKVDDSSDDHAQALDPAKLARRQLREKRREKRANELVQRDDESIVKLETAAIERSKSVDSAVLGKYSIWRKENENENSDSTVRLIRDQIIMARVYLSIAKMKNKLDLFQQLQSRLKESQRAVGEATADADLSQSAPEKIKAMGQVLSKAREQLYDCNLVTGKLRAMLQTADEQVRSLKKQSTFLSQLAAKTIPNGIHCLSMRLTIDYYLLPLEKRKFPRSENLENPNLYHYALFSDNVLAASVVVNSTVTNAKDPSKHVFHLVTDKLNFGAMNMWFLLNPPGKATIHVENVDEFKWLNSSYCPVLRQLESAAMKNYYFKADHPTTLSSGASNLKYRNPKYLSMLNHLRFYLPQVYPRVDKILFLDDDIVVQKDLTGLWAVDLHGKVNGAVETCGESFHRFDKYLNFSNPHIARNFDPNACGWAYGMNMFDLKEWKKKDITGIYHKWQNMNEDRTLWKLGTLPPGLITFYGLTHPLQKSWHVLGLGYNPSLDRAEIDNAAVVHYNGNMKPWLELAMTKYRGYWTKYIKYDHPYLRSCKLNE comes from the exons ATCATAGCGATATCTCATCTGGTCCTGGTGAAAAG AATCTGGATTGGAGAGAAAGGATGGCACTGCAACATGTCAAatctcttttctcaaaagag GTCATTGATGTAATTTCAGCCAGCACGAATGACATGGGGCCTTTGAGCCTTAATTTCTTTAGGAAAAACAATTTGTCAGCTTCATGGAAAGTCATTGGAGAAAATAGTTCGGTTACAGATTCTCAG AAAGATTTGACTGCTGTAAATGCCAGACAAGAGACAGCTAGGGTTAAAGTGGATGATTCTTCAG ATGATCACGCTCAAGCTCTTGATCCTGCAAAACTAGCCAGAAGG CAACTAAGAGAGAAAAGGCGTGAAAAGCGTGCAAATGAGTTGGTACAACGGGATGACGAATCAATTGTAAAGCTTGAAACTGCAGCCATTGAGCGGTCCAAATCAGTTGATTCTGCAGTTCTAGGAAAATACAGCATTTGGAGGAAAGAAAATGAGAACGAGAACTCTGATTCAACAGTGCGCTTGATACGGGACCAAATCATAATGGCAAGGGTCTACTTGAGTATTGCAAAGATGAAGAACAAGCTTGATCTGTTCCAACAACTACAGTCTCGACTTAAAGAATCCCAGCGTGCAGTGGGAGAGGCAACTGCTGATGCGGATTTATCTCAAAG TGCACCAGAGAAGATAAAAGCTATGGGCCAAGTTCTTTCAAAAGCAAGAGAGCAACTGTATGATTGCAACCTGGTCACTGGGAAGCTGAGAGCAATGCTTCAGACTGCAGATGAACAAGTTCGGAGCTTGAAAAAGCAGAGCACATTCCTTAGTCAGTTAGCTGCCAAGACCATTCCAAATGGAATCCACTGCTTATCCATGCGCCTAACCATAGATTATTACCTCCTCCCCCTTGAGAAGAGAAAGTTCCCTAGAAGTGagaacttggaaaatccaaATCTTTATCATTATGCTCTCTTCTCAGACAAtgtcttggctgcatcagtcgTCGTCAACTCTACTGTCACAAATGCCAAG GATCCATCAAAGCACGTATTCCATCTTGTTACTGATAAGCTTAACTTTGGAGCCATGaatatgtggtttttattgaatCCTCCTGGAAAAGCCACTATTCATGTTGAAAATGTTGACGAGTTTAAGTGGCTAAACTCATCGTACTGCCCGGTTCTGCGTCAGCTTGAGTCTGCTGCAATgaaaaactattatttcaagGCCGACCATCCTACCACTCTCTCGTCTGGCGCTTCTAACCTGAAGTACAGGAACCCGAAGTATCTCTCAATGCTTAATCATTTGAGGTTCTATCTTCCACAGGTTTATCCCAGGGTGGATAAGATCTTGTTTCTTGATGATGACATTGTTGTCCAGAAAGACTTAACTGGATTGTGGGCTGTCGATCTACACGGAAAAGTAAATGGTGCAGTGGAAACCTGCGGTGAGAGCTTCCACCGGTTTGACAAGTACCTAAACTTCTCAAATCCTCATATTGCAAGAAACTTTGATCCGAACGCATGTGGATGGGCATATGGGATGAACATGTTTGATCTTAAGGAGTGGAAGAAGAAGGATATTACTGGTATCTATCACAAGTGGCAGAACATG AATGAAGACAGGAcactttggaaacttggaacATTGCCTCCGGGGCTAATTACATTTTATGGGCTGACACATCCACTACAAAAGTCATGGCATGTGCTTGGTTTAGGTTACAACCCAAGTCTTGATCGAGCTGAGATTGACAACGCGGCTGTTGTACATTATAATGGCAACATGAAACCATGGCTGGAGTTGGCGATGACAAAGTATCGAGGATACTGGACCAAGTACATTAAGTATGATCATCCCTATCTCCGCAGCTGCAAGCTAAATGAATGA